A single region of the Leptodactylus fuscus isolate aLepFus1 chromosome 5, aLepFus1.hap2, whole genome shotgun sequence genome encodes:
- the LSM11 gene encoding U7 snRNA-associated Sm-like protein LSm11: MAQEEDEVPECSLDVTSELFDPLLALYSPTTPLPFPNVRCFNNLAEYESFLRGGGRARGRAEGAPKPQKKGRKPAPDPERVERLKKLMLPVEEDAEQRRAPRRGMKAPKNVLTRMPLHEGSPVGRLYHCIQERLKVNVHIRTFKGLRGVCSGFIVAFDKCWNMAMVDVDETYRKPVFGKAFYNEPQLTLTRLFDRLRLQELGDRPSTVAQSTAAKRLELPSSDTRHRERKDRTPSTSRDPKKASQQPGQSTSELKQRQKDDVKPKQRTKQKEKIDYQQVFTRHMNQVFIRGESVLLVHVPE, encoded by the exons ATGGCCCAGGAAGAGGACGAGGTGCCGGAGTGTAGTCTGGATGTCACCTCGGAGTTGTTTGACCCGCTGCTCGCCCTCTACTCCCCCACCACTCCTCTGCCCTTCCCTAACGTGCGCTGCTTCAACAACTTAGCCGAGTATGAGAGCTTCTTGCGGGGAGGTGGCCGGGCCCGGGGTCGGGCGGAGGGGGCGCCCAAGCCGCAGAAAAAGGGGCGCAAGCCGGCGCCGGACCCGGAGCGTGTGGAGAGGCTGAAAAAGCTGATGTTACCTGTGGAGGAGGATGCAGAGCAGAGAAGAGCGCCCCGGAGAGGCATGAAGGCGCCTAAGAATGTGCTCACCAGAATGCCCT TACATGAGGGCAGTCCTGTGGGACGTCTGTACCACTGCATACAGGAACGGCTGAAAGTCAATGTCCACATCCGCACCTTCAAGGGCCTGCGGGGAGTCTGCTCTGGATTTATCGTCGCCTTCGACAAATGCTGGAACATG GCAATGGTGGACGTGGATGAGACGTACAGGAAACCAGTCTTCGGCAAAGCATTTTACAATGAGCCACAGCTAACACTGACCCGG CTATTTGACAGGCTGAGACTTCAGGAGTTGGGTGACCGGCCCTCTACTGTAGCACAAAGCACCGCAGCAAAGAGACTGGAGCTTCCTTCTTCAGATACAAGACATAGAGAGAGAAAGGACAGGACGCCATCCACTAGCAGAGATCCCAAGAAAGCCTCCCAGCAGCCAGGACAGAGCACCAGCGAACTAAAACAAAGGCAAAAGGATGACGTGAAACCTAAACAACGAACTAAACAGAAGGAGAAGATCGACTATCAGCAGGTGTTCACACGTCACATGAATCAGGTGTTTATCCGAGGAGAAAGTGTCTTACTAGTACATGTACCCGAATGA